The Geobacter metallireducens GS-15 region TCCTTGAATGTGCAAGGCATGGTAACGGAAGCTCTCGTTTCCGAGAATGCTCGTACGATCGTGACAACGGTAGCAGAGAGCATAGGTATAGGGTGTTTCCGACTGCTTGTCGCTTGTCGAATAATGGTCCACGAGGATATGTTCATACTGCGAACCATGGGGCCCTCGTGGGGACTCTGGATTCTCGCTCCCATGGCAGTCACCGCATGAAATTGTAGCTACTTCACCCGCATTAATTTTCTTTTCTTTGTACGGTTTCAGAAGGCTGATGACCGCCGTATTCTTCCCCTCCCCCTCCACGGGATGAAAGGAAGGATTGGTCAGTGCAAACTCCATCCGTTTGTTTACTTGCCTCCCTGGCAGGTTGGCACTTTCACCGTGACACTTGTAACAAAGTTCATATTCCTTGTTTACGGACGAAATTACGTTACCCACCCGCTTTCCCCTGATTCCTGCGAACTTGTTCTCGCTGGTAACGTAATGGGGATTATGGCAATCAACGCACTCGGCGTGGCGTGGGATACGGGAATCCGTCTCAGGGAGAATCTCGTTGCTTTGGTGAATCCCTCGGGCATCAAACGCCGGATGGTGATAAGTTTTGAGGAACTCCGCTTCAATATTTTTTCTATTGCTTCCGGCGGGAGCAAAA contains the following coding sequences:
- a CDS encoding cytochrome c3 family protein; the protein is MAIKNLILTLAFLLFMSPAPFAASYPKDAVHLDTNKVSTGCSTCHLSFNFKSGGGPETCIICHGDPSRLKQSYKNMPKNFAPAGSNRKNIEAEFLKTYHHPAFDARGIHQSNEILPETDSRIPRHAECVDCHNPHYVTSENKFAGIRGKRVGNVISSVNKEYELCYKCHGESANLPGRQVNKRMEFALTNPSFHPVEGEGKNTAVISLLKPYKEKKINAGEVATISCGDCHGSENPESPRGPHGSQYEHILVDHYSTSDKQSETPYTYALCYRCHDRTSILGNESFRYHALHIQGRGGGNGADSGTSCYTCHSSHGSPDNKYLITFNKSVVSPNSQGQLKFVEKGISTFRGECYLSCHGVDHNPKVY